CGTCGGTGACCTCCGAGGTCTGCACCGTCACCTGGCTCCCCACCAGCGTCACAGCGGTCGTCGGGCTAAGCGCCGTCGTGCTCTTTGCATAGATGAACTCCGCCGTCGACAGGAAGATGAACACGAAGCTAGTCACCACGACCGCATTCATCCACATCTTCTCGCGCCGCTGGCTCCACTGCGCCCTGCGCTTGTCCGCAGCAGTCGCATCGGCAGCCAAAGTCACCGGAGCCCGCCGCCTGTACTCCAGCAGCACCATCAGTCCCGCCAGCGCCAGCATCGTCACGAAGAAGAAGAAGTCGTTCCTCACGATCGGCCCAATCAGCCGCATCTCCGTCGTGCTCGAAGGCAGCACGCCGTTCTCGCTCAACTCATGCAGCCCGCTCACGACGAGCTGGAACGCGACGAAGTACAGAATCACCGTCGTCACCCGGAAGAACCGCTGCAGGTTGATCTTCACGCTCCCACGCACAAACAGCACGCCGAACACGACCGCCACCGCAATCCCCAGCAGCGTCCCAGTAAAGCTAAGCAACTCGGTGGAGTTCAGCGTCACTGCCGACAGAATCAGCACCGTCTCCGCGCCTTCGCGCAGCACCAGCAGAAACACGAAGAAGAACAACCCCAGCTTTGAGACGCCATCCGCCCCCGTATACTTCGCGACCTTCTGCTCGATGTTCCCGCGCATCGTCCGCGCCGCCCTATGCATGAACCAGATCATGCTGACGACAAAGAACGCGGCGGCCAGCATCACCCAGCCCTCGAAGATGTCGGTATTGAGCTGCATCCGGGACATCACCACCGCGCCCGCCACGCTCGCCGCTATCGCCGCCCCCATCGCCCAGAAGACCGTCTTCTTCAGCTCGTTTCTGCCAATCTTCGTCAGGTAGGCGAAGACAATTCCGACGATCAGCGACGCCTCCACACCCTC
The Edaphobacter bradus genome window above contains:
- a CDS encoding Fe-S-containing protein, producing MLQAFIITLREGVEASLIVGIVFAYLTKIGRNELKKTVFWAMGAAIAASVAGAVVMSRMQLNTDIFEGWVMLAAAFFVVSMIWFMHRAARTMRGNIEQKVAKYTGADGVSKLGLFFFVFLLVLREGAETVLILSAVTLNSTELLSFTGTLLGIAVAVVFGVLFVRGSVKINLQRFFRVTTVILYFVAFQLVVSGLHELSENGVLPSSTTEMRLIGPIVRNDFFFFVTMLALAGLMVLLEYRRRAPVTLAADATAADKRRAQWSQRREKMWMNAVVVTSFVFIFLSTAEFIYAKSTTALSPTTAVTLVGSQVTVQTSEVTDDKLHRYGVHVDDGKGGSVEVRFLLFKKPDGNIVAVGDACRICGPVGFYIGSQGITCKMCASPLNASSMGQEGGCNPIPLKSSIASGIVTIQAADLKALAPVFER